One region of Leucoraja erinacea ecotype New England chromosome 10, Leri_hhj_1, whole genome shotgun sequence genomic DNA includes:
- the LOC129700813 gene encoding LOW QUALITY PROTEIN: ribosome biogenesis regulatory protein homolog (The sequence of the model RefSeq protein was modified relative to this genomic sequence to represent the inferred CDS: inserted 1 base in 1 codon; deleted 1 base in 1 codon): MAAEVEVLAGVEQTAVEEVLPLALAGVEQQTAGDGLHNVRVHKDLELEFDLGNVAAFDXNVLNPGEFRRNLETFLRSLARGNTQLLVNAMWALPVERLPEAVMAKLPEGNTRIPREKPVPKRRPPTCWEQFARLQGIRKKKKTNLVWDKEQNEWRRRWGYKRVNDPTKEWVIEVPESAVPNDQFAKRATAKKERVAKNELNRLRNIARAQKIKVPTLGITPASQPSKSELSKAIHVAKTSTASVGKFQAKLPKEKELRNKAKKRKFQPLIGDFSAEKQNQLELLKIMAGKKPKLDLTRAVNRQLREDEQEQAAKRKKVGPKGKKGHNNKTKKMERDNVEK, from the exons ATGGCGGCGGAGGTGGAGGTGCTGGCGGGCGTGgagcagacggcggtggaggaggTGCTGCCGCTGGCTCTGGCTGGCGTGGAGCAGCAGACGGCGGGTGATGGCCTGCACAATGTCCGTGTGCACAAGGATCTGGAGCTGGAGTTCGATCTAGGGAACGTGGCGGCGTTCG ACAACGTCCTGAATCCTGGCGAGTTCCGAAGGAACCTCGAGACATTCCtgcgttcgctggcccgcggcaacaCCCAGCTGCTGGTCAACGCCATGTGGGCGCTGCCTGTCGAGCGGCTGCCGGAGGCGGTCATGGCCAAGCTGCCCGAGGGCAATACACGCATCCCCCGTGAGAAACCCGTGCCCAAGCGACGGCCGCCCACCTGCTGGGAACAGTTCGCCAGGCTCCAGGGCATCCGGAAGAAG AAGAAGACCAACCTGGTCTGGGACAAAGAGCAGAACGAGTGGCGGCGGCGCTGGGGGTACAAGAGAGTCAACGATCCAACCAAAGAGTGGGTCATTGAGGTGCCCGAGTCGGCAGTTCCCAATGATCAATTTGCAAAACGCGCCACGGCTAAAAAAGAAAGGGTGGCGAAGAACGAATTGAACAGGCTGCGCAATATCGCCAGGGCTCAGAAGATTAAAGTGCCAACTTTGGGAATAACCCCGGCCAGCCAGCCTAGTAAGAGTGAGCTGAGCAAAGCCATTCACGTGGCTAAGACCTCCACAGCTTCAGTTGGCAAGTTTCAGGCTAAGCTACCGAAGGAAAAGGAGTTGAGGAATAAAGCCAAGAAGAGGAAATTCCAACCCCTTATTGGAGATTTTTCTGCAGAGAAGCAGAACCAGCTAGAACTGCTAAAAATCATGGCAGGCAAGAAACCAAAACTAGACCTCACAAGAGCTGTAAATAGGCAGCTTCGTGAAGATGAACAGGAGCAGGCAGCAAAGCGAAAGAAAGTGGGCCCAAAAGGCAAAAAAGGACACAACAACAAAACCAAAAAGATGGAAAGGGACAACGtcgaaaaataa